The following is a genomic window from Armatimonadota bacterium.
ATGCTGGATGACGATGGGAAACCCCTTCTGACCTGTCATTTGCACCGTGTCGCGCGCGAGCTGGAGCAAGTCCATCGGCCGGACGCAGTTCTCGGGCGGTACCACCCCTTTCTCCGTAATCTTGCCAGTCGCCATCAAGATGGCACCTAACGCCGCCGGGATTCCGGTAGCATCGCCCATACCTTGCGTCTTCGAGGACATCGAGAAGACGTAGGTGTTCTTCTCGCCGTTCTTGTATCCCTTGACCACGATCTTCAGGCAGCCCATCGGCCCCGTCAAGCCCGCGTCGTCCAACAGTTGTTGCCTGCGGGCGAGGATGAATGCGACGGCGAACTCCAGAGGTACGATCTTGCCGCCGTCAACCGCAATCGGCTCGTCACCCGTGATGCCCAATCTCACGGTGCCCTTGATCAGTTCCGCGTACGCAGGCGGCAGCACGAGCCCAAGGTTGGTGACGCGCTTGAGATGCGCGAAGCGCTTCGGCAACGTGATCGTTTCCGGATGCGGGTAGCCATACACCCGGTACGTGCCGAGGTCCTGGAACGCGACGTCCTCCTCCAACGCCTTTCCGCTTTCCTCAAACAGCCGCACGGTCGTGTACTTGCCGTCGAGGAACATCGGCACGTCTATCATCATGGAGTGGATTCGATGCTTGATTACCGCCGCACCTTCGACCAACTCTCCGCCGTGAGCGTGGTAGATATCCACCGCCTCCAATTCGTCCAGCAAGGACTCGGCGCAAAACCTCACCAGGACGTTCGCCACGCCGGGAGACGTGCCCATTCCGAGCAACGCGGACACCCCCGCCTTCTTCGCCTCCCCATCCATCGCGAGACACGCCTCGGTCGCGTCGAGATCGTCGCACACGTCCACGTAGTCGATCTTCGCGTCGAGCGCCGCCTTGAGGATCACCGGGCCGAACTCGTAGAATGGCCCGACGCAGTTCAGGACGACCGATGAACCGGCGATCGCCCCGCGGATGCTCGCGGGATCTCTCGCATCAAGTTCCACGGCGGCGAGCTTCCCCGCCCCGAGCCGCTCGACCATCTTCCGCGCCTGCTCGAGCGCGATGTCGGCAACCACGACCTCTGAAAACACGTCGCTCGCAGCCAGCGCTTGCACCGCGACGCTGCCCACTGCTCCGGCGCCTCCCAGAATCGTCACCCGCGACATTCCGTTCTTCCTTTCTTCGTGACTTCGCGATATCGCGGGCTTCGCTCACCCGCCCCTGCGCGCGAGGTCCGTGAAGTACTTGATCTTGCATGCATGCTCGATCGAGCACGTGTAAACGTACGCCTCCTCCATCAGCTTCCCTGCCGTAATCGACCCGTGGCCCCGGATGATCGTGCCCCGGTGGTCCGCCAGCGCTTTGCTCGCCGCCTGCGCCAGCTGCTTCGATCCGGCTCCGCCCGTGATCAGTGGAATCTCGTGCAGGATGTATACGCTCTCACTGTCGGCGGGGGTGATGACGTCTTCCTCGGCGATCATCGACATCGCGACCGCGAACGGCGAGTGGCAGTGGATTATCGCCAGCGCAGAGGTGCTCTGGTAGATCGCTCGGTGAACGTTCGTCTCAGTGGAAGCGATGATATCGAAGCTGGTCGGCCGCTCCAGCTCGACGGTGACGATCGCGTTCTCATCGAGTTCATCGAGCATGCTGCCGCTGCGCGTGATCAAGATGCGGTCGCCCGCACGCATGCTGATATTGCCGAAATGCGAGCCGGTGAGCCCGGCCTCGATGATCTTCTTCCCGAACTTCGCGATCTCACGCCACATCTGCGCCCGTCTCCACGCTCAGACTCCCGCATGCCGCGGGTGCCGCGTCGCCGGCATGCCGGACGCCACGTTCCTATACGCCGGCGCCTTGCGGCGACGGCTCCAGCGACAATGCCTGCAACCTCGCCTCGGTGGGTCGCCCCCCGGCATCCCAGCCGCGGAACGCGTAGTACTCCCGCAGCGCCCGTTCGAATTCAGCGCGGTCAATCCGCGGCGTCCGCTCGTCACCATCCTCTTCGAAAAAGCGCGCCGGCAAGGTGTCATCCTCGTCGACGAAGCCCTCGCGCAGATTGAACATCCGCTCCACGTTCCAGATGCGCTCGCCCGCGCGGATGAGCGTTTCGGAGGGGTAGTCAACTCCGGTGACCGCGCTCAGGATATTCGCGAACTCCTCTTCGCCAACGGAGAACAAAGTGAACTTGCACACGACCAGCGCGTCCACTGCGGTGAAGATGTTCTGCGCCAAGGCGACGAGCCACGGCTTGCTGACCCAAGTCGTGCGGTCAATGAGCTTCGGCTTGCCGAGAATTTCGAGGCCGACCATGTAGGCGCGCAGGTGGCAGCCGCCGCGATTCGATGTCGCGTAGCCGAGCCCTAGCCCGAGCACCCCGCGTGGATCGTACCCGGGCAACTCGAGGCCCTTGACTTGCATCGCCGCCTCGGGCTTGCCGCGCGCAGATGCGAAGCGCAGCGCGCCTTGCACCAGCTCCTCGCCAACGCCCTCCCCCTCCCCCATCTGACGCACGAGGTCGGCGATGTCACCGCCGCGCAGCGGCTCTCCCTGCAATTCCGCGTAACACGCGATGGCGGCCCCGGCCGAGATGCTGTCGAGCCCGTACTCGTTGCACAGCGCGTTGATCTCGACTAGGCTCTCGAGGTCGGCGTTATCGTTGCTCGGGCCGAACAGTGCAATCGTCTCGTATTCCGGCACCTCGCGCCCATCGCGCGTTTCGCGCTTGCAGCCGATCGGGCAGCCGGCGCACGGGGTGCGCCGCGGGCTGTACTTCGTCGCGATGGTCTCTCCCGCCACAGCCTCGGCGGACTCGAACGCGGAGCGCCGGAAATTCGACGTCGGCATCACGCGCATGTAATTGATGAGGTTGACCAGAGACGATGTGCCGTACTCCGCCAGGCCCTTCGATGATACCGGGCTCGCGATGAGCAGCCGCATGATGTCCGCATAATAGCGCGCAAAGGCCTCTTCGTCGGCAACGGTCGTCTTATGCTCGCCGCGAACCACGATGGCCTTGAGCAGCTTGCTGCCCATTACCGCGCCGAGCCCTCCCCGCCCGGCAGCAGAGCCGCGGTCGTGCATGATCGCAGCGATGCGAGCCTTGCGCTCGCCTGCCTTGCCGATGCACGCGACGCTGCCGCGCTCCGACAGCGCCGCCAGCACCTGCGACCGATTCACACCCCACAATCCCTCTGCGCTCTCGAGCGAAACCTGCTCGCCGTCAATGGCGAGCACCGTCGGCGACGCCGCGCGCCCGGTAATGGCGATAT
Proteins encoded in this region:
- a CDS encoding saccharopine dehydrogenase NADP-binding domain-containing protein, with the protein product MSRVTILGGAGAVGSVAVQALAASDVFSEVVVADIALEQARKMVERLGAGKLAAVELDARDPASIRGAIAGSSVVLNCVGPFYEFGPVILKAALDAKIDYVDVCDDLDATEACLAMDGEAKKAGVSALLGMGTSPGVANVLVRFCAESLLDELEAVDIYHAHGGELVEGAAVIKHRIHSMMIDVPMFLDGKYTTVRLFEESGKALEEDVAFQDLGTYRVYGYPHPETITLPKRFAHLKRVTNLGLVLPPAYAELIKGTVRLGITGDEPIAVDGGKIVPLEFAVAFILARRQQLLDDAGLTGPMGCLKIVVKGYKNGEKNTYVFSMSSKTQGMGDATGIPAALGAILMATGKITEKGVVPPENCVRPMDLLQLARDTVQMTGQKGFPIVIQHIDGKGQSRKIDLFG
- a CDS encoding aldehyde ferredoxin oxidoreductase family protein, which translates into the protein MNGWTGRALEVDLSSGTYEFVQTDEALRLLYVGGRGFGVRIVADRLAAGTDPLSPDNLLVFAPGPLTGTRAPTSGRHAVVSKSPLTGTIFDGNAGGRFGAAMKSAGLDYIAITGRAASPTVLAIDGEQVSLESAEGLWGVNRSQVLAALSERGSVACIGKAGERKARIAAIMHDRGSAAGRGGLGAVMGSKLLKAIVVRGEHKTTVADEEAFARYYADIMRLLIASPVSSKGLAEYGTSSLVNLINYMRVMPTSNFRRSAFESAEAVAGETIATKYSPRRTPCAGCPIGCKRETRDGREVPEYETIALFGPSNDNADLESLVEINALCNEYGLDSISAGAAIACYAELQGEPLRGGDIADLVRQMGEGEGVGEELVQGALRFASARGKPEAAMQVKGLELPGYDPRGVLGLGLGYATSNRGGCHLRAYMVGLEILGKPKLIDRTTWVSKPWLVALAQNIFTAVDALVVCKFTLFSVGEEEFANILSAVTGVDYPSETLIRAGERIWNVERMFNLREGFVDEDDTLPARFFEEDGDERTPRIDRAEFERALREYYAFRGWDAGGRPTEARLQALSLEPSPQGAGV
- a CDS encoding aldolase, which encodes MWREIAKFGKKIIEAGLTGSHFGNISMRAGDRILITRSGSMLDELDENAIVTVELERPTSFDIIASTETNVHRAIYQSTSALAIIHCHSPFAVAMSMIAEEDVITPADSESVYILHEIPLITGGAGSKQLAQAASKALADHRGTIIRGHGSITAGKLMEEAYVYTCSIEHACKIKYFTDLARRGG